One genomic window of Luteitalea pratensis includes the following:
- a CDS encoding MFS transporter, which translates to MTQPSRSGHTPTLIASLLHFDMSFMLWVLPASLSVFIAEDLHLSASLKGLLVAVPILTGSLLRIPVGLLADRLGGRLVGAALLAFLFLPLFAGWLLPPTVATMFLVAAATGVAGASFAVALPLASRWYPPERQGLVMGVAAAGNSGTVVVNLVAPRLAAVMGWPAVFGIAMLPLALVLTIFLLVAREAPGVARPSAAALARVFTARDAWFFCLFYAVTFGGYAGLSAVLPILFRDQYGATPIVAGQVTAMAAVVGSLSRPFGGLVADRLGGVRVLAITLAGVALVYALAARLPEWPGMLALMVVGMACLGIGNGAVFQLVPLRFGRDIGLATGLVGAVGGVGGFLLPTLLGAARQTTGSFGAAFAVMAVGAAVVAALLQVLAVVQDGWRVGWRAPVSSVEEA; encoded by the coding sequence ATGACCCAGCCATCCCGTTCGGGCCACACGCCCACGCTCATTGCCAGCCTGCTGCACTTCGACATGAGCTTCATGCTCTGGGTGTTGCCGGCCTCGCTCTCGGTGTTCATCGCCGAGGATTTGCACCTGTCGGCGTCGCTCAAGGGGTTGCTCGTGGCGGTGCCGATCCTCACCGGCTCGTTGCTGCGCATCCCGGTGGGGCTGCTGGCCGATCGGCTCGGCGGGCGCCTCGTGGGAGCAGCGCTGCTCGCCTTCCTGTTCCTGCCGCTGTTTGCCGGCTGGCTGTTGCCGCCGACCGTCGCCACGATGTTCCTGGTCGCCGCGGCGACTGGCGTTGCCGGTGCGTCGTTCGCCGTGGCATTGCCGTTGGCGAGCCGCTGGTACCCGCCCGAGCGTCAGGGACTGGTCATGGGCGTGGCTGCCGCTGGCAACAGCGGCACTGTCGTAGTCAACCTGGTGGCGCCGCGACTCGCGGCGGTCATGGGCTGGCCGGCGGTCTTCGGCATCGCGATGCTCCCCCTGGCACTGGTGCTGACGATATTCCTCCTCGTTGCGCGCGAGGCGCCCGGCGTGGCCCGGCCCTCCGCCGCGGCCCTGGCGCGCGTGTTCACGGCACGTGACGCCTGGTTCTTCTGCCTGTTCTATGCCGTCACGTTCGGCGGCTACGCGGGACTCTCGGCCGTCCTGCCGATCCTGTTCCGGGATCAGTACGGCGCCACACCGATCGTGGCCGGACAGGTCACCGCGATGGCGGCCGTCGTCGGCAGCTTGTCGCGGCCGTTCGGTGGTCTCGTTGCGGATCGCCTGGGCGGCGTCCGCGTCCTCGCCATCACGCTGGCGGGTGTCGCGCTCGTCTATGCGCTGGCCGCCCGACTTCCGGAGTGGCCAGGCATGCTCGCGCTCATGGTGGTCGGCATGGCGTGCCTCGGGATCGGCAACGGCGCCGTGTTCCAGTTGGTGCCCTTGCGCTTCGGTCGTGACATCGGCCTGGCGACTGGCCTTGTCGGCGCCGTTGGCGGTGTCGGCGGATTCCTCCTGCCGACGCTGCTCGGTGCCGCTCGACAGACCACCGGATCGTTTGGCGCGGCCTTCGCGGTGATGGCCGTTGGGGCTGCTGTGGTCGCTGCCCTCCTGCAGGTGCTCGCGGTCGTCCAGGACGGCTGGCGGGTCGGCTGGCGGGCGCCGGTCAGCAGCGTCGAGGAGGCTTGA
- a CDS encoding transposase gives MAMGTRQDEQPLLWIATSDLPTAPGHPFYARLNTVLDAAGFDAFVEAECRRFYAAVMGRPGLAPGRYFRLLLLGYFEGLGSERGIAWRAADSLAIRRFLHLGLEDGTPDHSTISRTRRLIDIETHRAVFTWVQTQLVAHGLLRGQTVAVDATTLEANAAMRSIVRRDTGETYQAYLTQLAEASGITTPTREALARFDRRRKKKSSNQEWTHPVDPDAKITKMKNGRTHLAHKAEHAVDVDSGAVVSVRVDGADVGDTTTVIETVVDATEQLERAGAPHRLEELIADKGYHSNRTLIDLHALDVRPYIAEPDRGRRQWRDLPEAKALVYANRRRLHGARGGRLRRQRAEYVERSFAHLYETGAMRRTHLRGHQNILKRLLVHAGAFNLGLILRQLTGWGTPRGLRSRLGALTGLITRYLGLLAPRWADLPGTTPLSVPVSTYTTDDLGGALPA, from the coding sequence ATGGCCATGGGCACCCGCCAGGATGAACAACCGCTGCTGTGGATCGCGACGTCGGACCTGCCAACGGCACCTGGGCATCCGTTCTACGCGCGGTTGAATACAGTGCTCGACGCGGCCGGCTTCGACGCGTTCGTCGAGGCGGAATGCCGTCGGTTCTACGCGGCGGTGATGGGACGCCCTGGGCTGGCGCCGGGTCGGTACTTCCGGCTGCTCCTGCTCGGGTACTTCGAGGGCCTCGGCTCCGAGCGCGGCATTGCCTGGCGTGCCGCCGATTCGCTGGCCATCCGTCGCTTCCTGCATCTGGGGCTCGAGGACGGCACGCCGGATCATTCGACGATCTCCCGCACGCGGCGGCTGATCGACATCGAGACCCATCGAGCCGTCTTCACGTGGGTGCAGACGCAGTTGGTGGCGCACGGGCTGCTGCGCGGCCAGACCGTGGCGGTCGATGCGACGACACTCGAGGCCAATGCCGCCATGCGCAGCATCGTGCGGCGCGACACGGGCGAGACCTACCAGGCCTACCTGACGCAACTCGCCGAGGCCTCCGGCATCACGACGCCCACGCGGGAGGCCCTGGCGCGCTTCGACCGGCGTCGCAAGAAGAAGAGCTCCAACCAGGAGTGGACGCACCCGGTCGATCCCGACGCGAAGATCACCAAGATGAAGAACGGGCGGACGCACCTCGCGCACAAGGCCGAGCACGCCGTCGATGTCGACAGCGGGGCGGTCGTCTCCGTGCGCGTGGACGGCGCCGACGTCGGCGACACCACCACGGTGATCGAGACCGTCGTCGACGCGACGGAGCAATTGGAACGGGCCGGCGCGCCGCACCGGCTGGAGGAGCTGATCGCCGACAAGGGCTACCACAGCAATCGGACCCTCATCGACCTGCACGCGCTCGACGTCCGTCCGTACATCGCCGAACCGGACCGCGGGCGCCGGCAATGGCGGGACCTTCCCGAAGCGAAAGCGCTCGTCTACGCGAATCGCCGACGCCTGCATGGCGCGCGTGGCGGACGACTCCGCCGGCAGCGCGCCGAGTACGTCGAACGCTCGTTCGCGCACCTCTACGAGACCGGCGCGATGCGCCGCACGCATCTGCGCGGGCATCAGAACATCCTCAAGCGGCTCCTGGTGCATGCGGGCGCCTTCAATCTTGGCCTGATCCTGCGACAACTGACCGGCTGGGGCACGCCGCGAGGCCTCCGGAGCCGCCTCGGTGCGCTCACGGGCCTCATCACGCGCTATCTCGGCCTGCTCGCCCCGCGCTGGGCCGACCTGCCGGGCACCACACCCTTGTCGGTGCCCGTGTCGACCTACACCACCGACGACCTCGGCGGTGCGCTACCGGCGTGA
- a CDS encoding tetratricopeptide repeat protein has protein sequence MAEVTHTTTPVASLAGASRALRQSVTWRFATVALFIGVLWAAASFLTRTAHDQRVTRADAAATRAATAAAAGRRDNAVALLREAVGLEPRHPDYRLALAKALVAVGRSAEAEPYVQEVLRQQPVNGEANLVLARIFEQAGSNDEAERTYYRAIYGRWPPAAQPLRMRARVELVDHYRRLGERSRLRAALLELSNAFPGDRELQLQAGRDLLAEGFTDDAARQLRVVTERFSDAGDALALLARAEFARRNYVDAYAAAGRVLADGRRNEEMTALRVLTARILALDPDQRRLSSRERLSRLRALLGEVRGHLMSCDARADVAAMRPLIEQWLTRQSTDAELGRTLLEAAARRMPASCLPSPQSSAVGRILADLGGESPR, from the coding sequence ATGGCGGAGGTGACGCACACCACGACGCCAGTCGCGTCGCTCGCGGGCGCCTCCCGAGCCCTTCGGCAGTCGGTCACATGGCGATTCGCCACGGTGGCGTTGTTCATCGGCGTCCTCTGGGCGGCCGCCTCGTTTCTCACCCGTACGGCGCACGACCAGCGAGTCACGCGCGCCGACGCCGCTGCGACGCGTGCGGCCACAGCGGCGGCGGCAGGCCGGCGCGACAATGCGGTGGCGCTGTTGCGCGAAGCGGTCGGGCTGGAACCTCGCCACCCCGACTACCGCCTCGCCCTCGCGAAGGCCCTGGTCGCCGTCGGGCGGTCGGCCGAAGCCGAACCGTACGTGCAGGAGGTCTTGCGGCAGCAGCCGGTCAACGGCGAGGCCAACCTCGTGCTCGCACGCATCTTCGAGCAGGCCGGCAGTAACGACGAAGCCGAGCGCACCTACTACAGGGCCATCTACGGCCGGTGGCCGCCTGCGGCACAGCCGCTGCGCATGCGCGCACGTGTCGAACTCGTCGACCATTACCGGCGGTTGGGTGAGCGAAGTCGCTTGCGGGCGGCGCTGCTCGAACTGTCCAACGCGTTTCCCGGCGATCGCGAGTTGCAGCTGCAGGCGGGCCGCGACCTCCTGGCCGAAGGGTTCACTGACGACGCGGCGCGACAGCTGCGTGTCGTGACGGAGCGGTTCTCCGACGCCGGAGACGCGCTCGCCCTGCTGGCCAGGGCCGAATTCGCGCGACGCAACTACGTCGACGCCTATGCGGCGGCCGGCCGCGTGCTGGCCGATGGCCGGCGCAACGAGGAGATGACCGCGCTGCGGGTGCTGACTGCGCGCATCCTGGCCCTCGACCCGGATCAGCGACGCCTGTCGTCACGGGAACGGCTCTCGCGGTTGCGCGCGCTGCTCGGTGAGGTACGTGGACACCTCATGAGCTGCGATGCGCGTGCCGACGTTGCCGCCATGCGTCCCCTGATCGAGCAGTGGCTGACACGGCAGAGTACGGACGCCGAACTCGGGCGCACCCTGCTCGAGGCCGCCGCACGGCGGATGCCGGCCAGCTGCCTGCCCTCTCCGCAGTCGTCCGCCGTCGGGCGCATCCTGGCCGACCTCGGCGGCGAGTCGCCGCGATGA
- a CDS encoding chloride channel protein — protein sequence MNERRPTPLLRAWVLTDAQRFLLLAVLIGVSTGLLVVCFHTSIELIDFSVHDTGTAPLMRVLWPALGAAAAALIVRVIPASAGSGIVQTKSALYVSNGHISFAAVPGKFAACALSIGTGTPLGPEDPALLMGAGIASRLGRVFNLSQRSMRLIAPTGAAAGIAAAFNTPITGVLFVMEEVVAGFDAAVMGSIVLAAVSSVVTSRLFLGDSPLFSAPEVVAIGGWRALLSYVVLGVTAGLFATTYVRVMTLLRYRLGAIHLPPLVGPLCAGLMVGAVGLVWPDVLGTGYRAMDAALHNQYAWSTMAMLAVVKMLVSGVAFGAGTPGGLFAPTLFLGVMLGGAFGGLAPGWLPVAAGPQGTLVLAGMAAMFAGVFRAPMTAVFMAFELSGTAESIVPAMITATLAFLVARQLHRQSILDVVAEHEGAVLPSARLVRPDAPLHVEDAATPVSDHVLVVNTTWSAPEALAHIQSSSAESALVFGANGRWMLLDVAALRSAMADEQAWEAFKTGSAPSVDGRPLEYRNVEPVYPDEWLDVALRQLARAPVVPVISRLDHRHLLGVVTGDDVRRAYGFERASPPA from the coding sequence ATGAACGAGCGCCGTCCTACGCCGTTGCTCCGCGCCTGGGTGCTGACCGACGCCCAGCGCTTCCTTCTGCTGGCCGTGCTGATCGGCGTCAGCACGGGGCTGCTCGTCGTCTGCTTCCACACGTCGATCGAACTGATCGACTTCTCGGTCCACGACACCGGCACCGCACCCTTGATGCGCGTGCTCTGGCCCGCGCTCGGGGCCGCGGCGGCGGCGCTGATCGTGCGCGTGATCCCCGCCAGCGCCGGCAGCGGCATCGTCCAGACGAAATCCGCGCTGTACGTCTCCAACGGGCACATCTCGTTTGCCGCCGTGCCAGGCAAGTTCGCCGCGTGCGCGCTGTCGATCGGTACGGGGACGCCGCTCGGTCCCGAAGATCCGGCATTGCTGATGGGGGCGGGGATTGCCTCGCGGCTCGGCCGCGTGTTCAACCTGTCCCAGCGTTCGATGCGGCTGATTGCGCCGACCGGGGCAGCGGCAGGCATTGCGGCCGCATTCAACACGCCGATCACGGGCGTGTTGTTCGTGATGGAGGAGGTCGTGGCCGGGTTCGACGCCGCCGTCATGGGGTCGATCGTGCTCGCGGCGGTCTCGTCGGTGGTCACGTCGAGGCTCTTTCTCGGCGACAGTCCCCTCTTCAGCGCGCCCGAGGTCGTGGCGATCGGGGGCTGGCGTGCGTTGCTCTCGTACGTCGTGCTGGGAGTGACGGCGGGCCTCTTCGCCACCACGTACGTGCGCGTGATGACCCTGCTGCGGTACCGTCTCGGCGCCATTCACCTCCCGCCATTGGTGGGCCCCCTCTGCGCGGGCCTGATGGTCGGCGCGGTCGGACTCGTCTGGCCGGACGTATTGGGAACCGGGTATCGCGCCATGGACGCCGCGCTGCACAACCAGTACGCGTGGTCGACGATGGCCATGCTTGCGGTGGTCAAGATGCTCGTGTCGGGCGTGGCGTTCGGGGCCGGTACGCCCGGCGGGCTGTTTGCGCCGACGCTCTTCCTCGGCGTGATGTTGGGTGGAGCGTTCGGTGGGCTGGCGCCAGGCTGGCTACCAGTGGCCGCGGGGCCGCAAGGCACGTTGGTCCTGGCAGGCATGGCGGCGATGTTTGCCGGCGTCTTCCGCGCGCCGATGACTGCCGTGTTCATGGCGTTCGAGTTGAGTGGCACGGCCGAGAGCATCGTGCCGGCGATGATTACCGCGACCCTGGCGTTCCTGGTCGCGCGGCAACTGCATCGCCAGTCGATCCTCGACGTCGTGGCCGAGCACGAAGGCGCCGTCCTCCCGTCGGCACGTCTGGTCCGGCCGGATGCGCCTCTGCACGTCGAGGATGCCGCGACGCCGGTGTCCGATCACGTCCTGGTGGTGAACACGACGTGGTCTGCGCCCGAGGCGTTGGCCCATATCCAGTCGTCATCGGCGGAAAGCGCACTCGTGTTTGGCGCCAACGGCCGCTGGATGCTCCTTGACGTGGCCGCGTTGCGCAGCGCGATGGCGGATGAGCAGGCCTGGGAGGCGTTCAAGACGGGAAGCGCGCCCTCGGTCGATGGCCGGCCCCTCGAGTATCGCAACGTGGAGCCGGTCTACCCGGATGAGTGGCTCGACGTCGCCCTGCGACAACTCGCCAGGGCCCCCGTCGTCCCCGTGATCTCACGGCTCGATCACCGGCACCTGCTTGGCGTGGTCACGGGCGATGACGTCCGTCGCGCGTACGGCTTCGAGCGTGCCTCGCCGCCGGCGTGA
- a CDS encoding MarR family winged helix-turn-helix transcriptional regulator — protein sequence MRTLPNSADLPDVLAFMQGLWAVVHRMERLSKQMGASVGVTGPQRLVLRMIALFPGLSAGDLAAVLHLHPSTLTGVLRRLEAQALVARTSDPEDRRRTVLRLTRRGARASASTKGTVEGAVAVAFARTGQNHRAATRRFLDQLATCLDREIARTR from the coding sequence ATGCGCACATTGCCGAATTCGGCCGACCTGCCGGATGTGCTCGCGTTCATGCAGGGCCTGTGGGCGGTCGTCCATCGCATGGAACGCCTCTCCAAGCAGATGGGCGCGAGTGTCGGCGTCACCGGTCCGCAGCGCCTGGTCCTGCGGATGATCGCGCTGTTCCCCGGACTTTCCGCAGGTGACCTCGCGGCGGTGCTGCATTTGCACCCGAGCACGCTGACCGGTGTCCTGCGACGGCTGGAAGCGCAAGCGCTCGTGGCGCGCACATCGGACCCCGAGGATCGACGGCGCACCGTCCTGCGGCTGACGCGGCGTGGAGCACGCGCCAGCGCCAGCACGAAGGGCACCGTCGAAGGGGCCGTGGCCGTCGCCTTCGCCAGGACCGGACAGAACCACCGCGCCGCGACGCGCCGCTTCCTGGACCAGTTGGCGACCTGCCTCGACCGCGAGATCGCGCGCACGCGGTAG
- a CDS encoding BON domain-containing protein: MEAGGSLRTLTRLARGRNSHGPASAVTAADVGADLDIPAISTIQHSSIPYSRIPVFRYSGIVTLDSRQRLTNWRTSCKVLHQPLHVAAGTEELMRDLRIALLPTAVVMVTLLAGGCANTAKGVKTDAEKNTEKVVAGAETVDVKSALIADGRVDASNINVDTSASTKTVVLKGTVKTAEQKAIAEKIAQQHAKGYTINNTLTVAP; this comes from the coding sequence ATGGAGGCAGGCGGTTCGCTTCGCACGCTAACGCGTCTGGCCCGAGGGCGCAACAGCCACGGTCCTGCCTCCGCCGTAACTGCAGCCGACGTTGGGGCTGATCTCGACATTCCAGCGATCTCGACAATCCAGCATTCCAGCATTCCGTATTCCCGTATTCCCGTATTCCGGTATTCCGGCATTGTCACGCTCGACAGCAGGCAGCGCCTCACGAACTGGCGCACATCCTGCAAGGTCCTGCATCAGCCGCTGCATGTTGCAGCAGGCACGGAGGAACTCATGCGCGACTTACGTATCGCTCTGCTACCCACTGCCGTCGTGATGGTCACGTTGCTCGCCGGCGGGTGCGCCAACACCGCGAAAGGTGTGAAGACCGACGCGGAGAAGAATACCGAGAAGGTGGTCGCTGGCGCGGAAACGGTCGACGTCAAGTCGGCGTTGATCGCGGACGGCCGCGTCGATGCGAGCAACATCAACGTCGACACGAGCGCGAGCACCAAGACAGTCGTGCTCAAGGGCACCGTGAAGACGGCCGAGCAGAAGGCGATAGCAGAGAAGATTGCCCAGCAGCACGCCAAGGGCTACACGATCAACAACACGCTCACGGTTGCGCCCTAG
- a CDS encoding DUF1259 domain-containing protein, translating into MPADYKAAMTTLGRSGDFKDGVLKVNIPRTDLKVTIHERPVPTPLGFGGWVAMTRGDGGHEVLMGDLVLTEDEVNPVMSALLDNGIDVTALHNHFFWEQPRIFYMHLHGMGTAAELATRLKPAMALIDKAMRAAPQGPAAAAPAPTGVTAATVAGIIGHQGEQSGPVYKITIGRPDITVREHGALINARMGLNTWAAFAGSDSEALVAGDVAMLAQEVTPVLKALRASGIDVVSIHHHMTATQPDVYFLHYLGSGPADKLARGVRAALDLLGKPAPKS; encoded by the coding sequence ATGCCCGCTGACTACAAGGCGGCGATGACGACGCTGGGGCGCAGCGGCGACTTCAAGGACGGCGTGCTGAAGGTGAACATCCCGCGCACCGACCTGAAGGTCACCATTCACGAACGGCCGGTTCCGACGCCGCTCGGGTTCGGTGGGTGGGTGGCGATGACCAGGGGTGACGGCGGCCATGAGGTCCTGATGGGCGACCTCGTCCTCACCGAGGACGAAGTGAATCCGGTGATGTCGGCCTTGCTCGACAACGGGATTGACGTCACCGCACTGCACAACCACTTCTTCTGGGAACAACCGCGGATCTTCTACATGCACCTGCACGGCATGGGTACCGCGGCTGAGCTGGCGACGCGTTTGAAGCCGGCGATGGCCTTGATCGACAAGGCGATGCGCGCTGCGCCCCAGGGGCCGGCAGCTGCGGCTCCGGCGCCGACGGGCGTGACCGCCGCCACTGTTGCCGGCATCATCGGTCATCAGGGCGAGCAGAGCGGGCCGGTCTACAAGATCACGATCGGGCGACCGGACATCACGGTCCGGGAGCACGGCGCGCTGATCAATGCGCGCATGGGCTTGAACACATGGGCGGCATTCGCCGGTTCCGACAGTGAAGCGCTGGTCGCGGGCGACGTGGCGATGCTGGCCCAGGAGGTCACGCCGGTGCTGAAGGCCCTGCGTGCCAGTGGCATCGACGTCGTGTCCATCCACCATCACATGACCGCGACCCAACCGGATGTGTACTTCCTGCACTACCTGGGGTCCGGGCCGGCTGACAAGCTGGCGCGCGGCGTGCGTGCGGCACTCGACCTGCTCGGAAAACCGGCGCCGAAGTCGTAG
- a CDS encoding ADOP family duplicated permease, with amino-acid sequence MRRLRLLRHRLRSVFLSSRVEDELDRELRLHLDALTREALEAGVDASEAQQAARRAFGSMDLARERCRDTRRVGLIDDLMRDLRYATRWLARSPVFTATALLSLALGLGATTGVYSIADAVLWRMLPVASPQDLVFIKAAGTESVGGAPPYPVFARLREETSAFTGMAAFASDDLYLEVDGETEQVSGQVASGTYFDVLGLSPAAGRLTTMADEQARRPVAVVSHAYAQRRFGGAAQALGRSIGFRDRPFTIVGVTPAAFTGLVPGRHIDVTLPITFENNLLANADTWWFEAVARVAPGTSLEAATAQVDAIFQTFMGGMAPGSPTASLRRTHFNRLILVPAGQGLDQLRRRFQTPLHALVLVSGAVLLITCLNLGTLLLVRGATRERELAVRIASGAGTGRLCRQLLTEALLLFATGALLAVGVAHVAVTFLTGLFAGGRSPILVDARWDWRVGVFAASVTLASGLITGLWPAIRLLRRGHASSSSHGHGTRLAGSAHLSRVARFAVAGQFALSLVLLVAAIMAMRTMANLRAVDLGFRPTQVLTMSITPLHLGTPPQDREARAAFWRDTLRRVRAVPGVQSASLSVLTPLSGRDRGRFVSIAGYEPQSDRDRTIKVNLVADDYFQTFGIDIRAGRTLTASDGTGTPVAVVNQAAVTKFFGGRNPLGETLDFGEYGRFQIVGIVNDHKHRAIRDVAPPMTYLSLWHQADSPERVTLSVASSRPPALLARILADQVRAVHSRTLVSDVLAIDEQIDVTLVGERLLSMLATTLAILAIGLAMVGLYGVLTDAVARRRTEFAVRMALGAPRSHVAWMTYREVLWQVAAGVALGLPAALALTPYGASLMFGVTPHEPWTYVLGMVVLAAVALLAAAVPTRRALRIAPAEAIRE; translated from the coding sequence ATGCGACGCCTCCGGCTGTTGCGGCATCGCCTGCGTTCCGTGTTCCTGTCGTCCCGCGTCGAGGATGAGCTCGACCGCGAGCTCCGCCTGCACCTCGATGCGTTGACCCGCGAAGCGCTCGAGGCCGGCGTGGACGCGTCCGAGGCGCAGCAAGCGGCCCGCAGGGCATTCGGCTCGATGGATCTCGCGCGCGAGCGCTGTCGCGACACGCGCCGGGTCGGACTGATCGACGACCTGATGCGCGATCTGCGGTACGCAACCCGATGGCTTGCGCGATCTCCCGTCTTCACGGCAACGGCGCTGCTCTCGCTGGCCCTGGGGCTCGGGGCCACGACGGGGGTCTACAGCATCGCGGACGCGGTGCTGTGGCGAATGCTGCCTGTCGCGAGTCCGCAGGACCTCGTCTTCATCAAGGCGGCGGGCACGGAGAGCGTCGGCGGCGCGCCGCCCTATCCGGTTTTCGCGCGCCTGCGCGAGGAGACGTCAGCGTTCACGGGCATGGCGGCGTTTGCCAGCGACGACCTCTACCTCGAGGTGGACGGGGAGACCGAGCAGGTCAGCGGCCAGGTCGCCTCCGGCACCTATTTCGACGTACTCGGCCTCTCCCCGGCGGCCGGACGCCTGACCACGATGGCCGACGAGCAGGCGAGGCGGCCCGTCGCGGTCGTGTCACACGCGTACGCGCAGCGGCGGTTCGGCGGCGCGGCACAAGCGCTCGGGCGCAGCATCGGCTTTCGCGACCGGCCTTTCACCATCGTTGGGGTCACGCCGGCCGCGTTCACGGGCCTGGTGCCAGGCCGACACATCGACGTGACCCTGCCGATCACCTTCGAAAACAACTTGCTGGCAAACGCCGACACCTGGTGGTTCGAGGCCGTGGCACGCGTGGCACCGGGCACGTCGCTCGAGGCCGCGACCGCGCAGGTGGACGCCATCTTCCAGACGTTCATGGGCGGCATGGCGCCAGGCTCGCCGACCGCGAGCCTGAGGCGCACCCATTTCAATCGACTGATCCTCGTGCCGGCCGGACAAGGCCTCGACCAGTTGCGCCGGCGGTTCCAGACGCCTCTGCACGCCCTCGTCCTCGTCTCGGGCGCCGTCCTCCTGATTACGTGCCTCAATCTGGGCACTTTGCTGCTGGTACGCGGCGCGACGCGCGAGCGAGAACTCGCCGTACGAATTGCCTCCGGGGCGGGCACCGGCCGGCTGTGCCGCCAGCTGCTGACCGAGGCGTTGCTGCTGTTTGCGACGGGTGCGCTGCTCGCGGTGGGCGTTGCGCACGTGGCCGTCACGTTCCTGACCGGACTGTTTGCCGGAGGACGCAGTCCGATTCTCGTCGACGCGCGGTGGGATTGGCGCGTGGGCGTGTTTGCCGCCAGCGTCACGCTTGCTTCAGGCCTGATCACCGGCCTCTGGCCCGCGATCCGCCTCCTCCGCCGAGGTCATGCCTCCTCGTCCTCGCATGGGCACGGCACGCGGCTCGCCGGCTCGGCGCACCTGTCCCGGGTGGCGCGGTTCGCCGTGGCCGGCCAGTTCGCGCTCTCGCTGGTGCTGCTCGTCGCCGCGATCATGGCGATGCGGACGATGGCGAACCTGCGCGCCGTCGACCTCGGCTTCCGTCCGACGCAGGTGCTGACCATGTCCATCACGCCGCTGCACCTCGGCACGCCGCCACAGGATCGCGAGGCGCGCGCGGCCTTCTGGCGCGACACCCTGCGTCGCGTACGCGCGGTGCCAGGAGTCCAGTCCGCATCGCTGTCGGTGCTGACGCCGCTGTCGGGCAGGGATCGGGGGCGGTTCGTCTCCATCGCGGGCTACGAGCCCCAGAGCGATCGCGATCGCACCATCAAGGTGAACCTCGTCGCCGACGACTACTTCCAGACCTTCGGTATCGACATCCGTGCCGGCCGCACCCTGACCGCGAGTGATGGCACCGGTACGCCGGTCGCCGTCGTCAACCAGGCGGCGGTGACGAAGTTCTTCGGCGGGCGCAACCCGCTCGGCGAGACACTCGACTTCGGCGAGTACGGCCGCTTCCAGATCGTCGGGATCGTGAACGACCACAAACACCGCGCCATCCGCGACGTGGCGCCGCCGATGACCTACCTGTCGCTCTGGCACCAGGCCGACAGCCCCGAACGCGTCACACTATCCGTCGCCTCGAGTCGTCCCCCTGCCCTGCTCGCCCGCATCCTCGCGGACCAGGTGCGCGCCGTCCACTCGCGCACGCTCGTCTCCGACGTGCTCGCGATCGACGAGCAGATCGACGTGACGCTGGTTGGCGAGCGGTTGCTCTCCATGCTGGCGACGACGTTGGCGATCCTGGCAATCGGGCTGGCCATGGTCGGACTGTACGGCGTCCTCACTGATGCGGTCGCGCGACGCCGGACCGAGTTCGCGGTCCGGATGGCGCTCGGCGCACCGCGATCACACGTCGCGTGGATGACCTACCGCGAGGTGTTGTGGCAGGTGGCTGCGGGAGTGGCGCTGGGACTGCCGGCAGCGCTCGCACTCACACCGTACGGGGCAAGCCTGATGTTCGGCGTGACACCTCACGAACCGTGGACGTACGTCCTCGGGATGGTCGTGCTCGCGGCCGTCGCGCTCCTGGCCGCGGCCGTGCCGACGCGGCGGGCGCTGCGGATTGCACCCGCCGAGGCGATACGGGAGTAG
- a CDS encoding PadR family transcriptional regulator produces MPKPSDLLQGTLDLLILRTIARDPLHGWGIAKRIQLVSGEVLAVGQGSLYPALHRLEQQGWIDAEWKASELGRTAKFYGLTREGRKQLARELESWHRLSTAVGLVIQDA; encoded by the coding sequence ATGCCGAAGCCGTCTGACCTCCTGCAGGGCACGCTCGATCTGCTGATCCTCAGGACCATCGCCCGCGACCCGCTGCACGGCTGGGGCATCGCCAAGCGCATCCAACTGGTCTCTGGCGAAGTGCTCGCCGTGGGCCAGGGCTCTCTCTATCCAGCCCTGCACCGGCTCGAGCAGCAAGGCTGGATCGACGCCGAGTGGAAGGCGTCCGAGCTGGGGCGCACCGCGAAGTTCTACGGCCTGACACGCGAAGGCCGCAAGCAACTGGCCCGCGAGCTCGAGAGCTGGCACCGGCTGTCCACCGCCGTTGGCCTCGTCATCCAGGACGCGTAA